The following proteins come from a genomic window of Paramicrobacterium humi:
- a CDS encoding KpsF/GutQ family sugar-phosphate isomerase, whose product MTDSILDAAKDVVRTEAAGVLAVADQLDASFLEVADTLYACTGKVFVVGSGTSGAIARRMAHLLAVCGTPAVFIHPMDALHGTMGALSEGDILISISRGGESDEINELSVRAQKRGVRVIALTAVPGSTLGQLADIVVVLETNEGGDPGGMIAMGSTLVTAVWGDALATVLMRRRQYGWDAVLETHPAGAVGHTEVLPQNLEGLGETPSATAG is encoded by the coding sequence ATGACTGATTCGATTCTGGATGCCGCCAAGGACGTCGTGCGAACGGAGGCCGCCGGCGTGCTCGCGGTCGCCGACCAACTCGACGCATCCTTCCTTGAAGTCGCCGACACGCTCTATGCCTGCACGGGCAAGGTCTTCGTCGTCGGCTCCGGCACCTCGGGCGCCATTGCGCGCCGGATGGCGCACTTGCTTGCCGTGTGCGGTACGCCGGCGGTCTTCATCCACCCCATGGACGCGCTGCATGGCACCATGGGGGCGTTGAGTGAGGGGGACATACTCATCTCGATATCTCGCGGCGGGGAGTCCGACGAGATCAACGAACTCTCTGTGCGCGCACAGAAGCGCGGCGTGCGGGTCATCGCTCTCACCGCGGTTCCCGGCTCGACGCTTGGCCAGCTCGCCGACATCGTCGTCGTGCTCGAAACCAATGAGGGTGGTGACCCGGGCGGGATGATCGCGATGGGCAGCACGCTCGTGACGGCCGTGTGGGGCGACGCTCTGGCGACCGTCCTCATGCGGCGCCGTCAGTACGGCTGGGACGCCGTGCTCGAGACGCACCCCGCTGGGGCGGTGGGACATACTGAAGTATTGCCGCAGAACCTCGAAGGACTCGGCGAGACGCCTTCAGCTACGGCAGGTTGA
- a CDS encoding acyl-CoA thioesterase, which translates to MKKKPNPLSDDEINFHTRKWIKPEDLNPNGSLFGGSLLKWIDEEAAIYAIVQLGNYHVVTKFISEISFEASARQGDLVEMGLVATHFGRTSLTMRAVVRNMITRKTILTIEKIVFVNIGDDGRPAPHGYSSITYNRDRMPTEHPQTGSINLP; encoded by the coding sequence ATGAAGAAGAAGCCGAACCCGCTGAGCGATGACGAGATCAACTTCCACACGCGCAAGTGGATCAAGCCCGAGGATCTGAACCCGAACGGCTCGCTCTTCGGCGGCAGCCTGCTCAAGTGGATCGACGAGGAGGCCGCGATCTACGCGATCGTGCAGCTCGGCAACTACCACGTCGTCACGAAGTTCATCTCGGAGATCAGCTTCGAGGCGTCCGCTCGGCAGGGCGACCTGGTCGAGATGGGCCTCGTCGCAACGCACTTCGGGCGCACGTCGCTCACGATGCGCGCCGTCGTGCGCAACATGATCACACGCAAGACGATCCTCACGATCGAGAAGATCGTGTTCGTGAACATCGGCGATGACGGCCGGCCCGCGCCGCACGGCTACTCGTCGATCACCTACAACCGCGATCGGATGCCGACAGAGCATCCGCAGACGGGCTCGATCAACCTGCCGTAG
- a CDS encoding EI24 domain-containing protein, whose protein sequence is MLREFATGVRTLGRGFAFWRTRPGVMWAGLVPAAIAFVLLAGALVALGLSLPGLVEWATPFADGWDEAWREALRVALAVVVFAAALVLAAVTFTALTLAIGEPFYERISRAVDAQLGSGAAESGGGFWRGIIDALQLLALGILTAIAMFLIGLIPVVGSTVAAVLGFLLTARLLARELTSRAFEAHGLPLAARRQLLSSRRWRVLGFGVATQACFLVPLGAIAVMPAAVAGATMLARELEQSPRA, encoded by the coding sequence ATGCTGCGTGAGTTCGCGACTGGCGTGCGGACCCTTGGCCGCGGGTTCGCCTTCTGGCGCACCCGGCCCGGCGTCATGTGGGCGGGTCTTGTGCCCGCCGCGATCGCCTTCGTGCTGCTCGCCGGCGCGCTCGTCGCGCTCGGGCTGAGTCTGCCGGGGCTCGTGGAGTGGGCGACGCCGTTCGCGGACGGCTGGGACGAGGCCTGGCGCGAAGCGCTGCGCGTCGCCCTCGCCGTGGTGGTCTTCGCCGCGGCGCTCGTGCTCGCCGCCGTGACCTTCACGGCGCTCACGCTCGCGATCGGGGAGCCGTTCTACGAGAGGATCTCTCGCGCCGTCGACGCGCAGCTCGGTTCCGGCGCGGCGGAGTCCGGCGGCGGCTTCTGGCGCGGCATCATCGACGCCCTGCAGCTGCTCGCCCTCGGCATCCTGACCGCGATCGCCATGTTCCTGATCGGCCTCATTCCCGTGGTCGGCTCGACGGTGGCGGCCGTGCTCGGCTTTCTGCTGACGGCGCGGCTGCTGGCGCGCGAGCTGACCTCGCGCGCGTTCGAGGCGCACGGGCTGCCGCTCGCGGCGCGCCGGCAGCTGCTGAGTTCACGCCGCTGGCGCGTGCTCGGATTCGGCGTCGCGACGCAGGCGTGCTTTCTCGTGCCGCTCGGCGCGATCGCGGTGATGCCCGCCGCTGTCGCGGGCGCCACGATGCTCGCGCGCGAGCTCGAACAGAGCCCGCGCGCGTAG
- a CDS encoding head GIN domain-containing protein, which produces MNLRTTGAAASVILCASLLTACSAINPGARATDEREIGDVTAVELDTSGDLVVTLGDEPSLTITAGDRIIDDLTSETDGGVLRLGRKSWGPGTVGPIRYELTVPKLEGVTISGSGDVDADFSGADAVKLAIRGSGDIHATNIDATSLTITLEGSGDITVDGLAADDVTAHIEGSGNITLSGEATEQSLTIEGAGDYDAEELKTVDTIVRIEGSGDVDVFATGTLTANIDGSGSIRYSGDPRVDKSIDGAGEVVPAG; this is translated from the coding sequence ATGAACCTCCGCACCACCGGCGCCGCCGCATCCGTCATTCTCTGCGCCAGCCTGCTCACCGCCTGCTCCGCGATCAACCCGGGCGCGCGCGCGACCGACGAGCGCGAGATCGGCGACGTCACCGCCGTGGAACTCGACACCTCGGGCGACCTCGTGGTCACCCTGGGCGATGAGCCCTCGCTCACCATCACCGCGGGCGACAGAATCATTGACGACCTCACGTCCGAGACCGACGGCGGCGTGCTGCGCCTCGGCCGCAAATCGTGGGGGCCAGGCACGGTCGGGCCCATCCGCTACGAACTCACCGTGCCGAAGCTCGAAGGCGTGACGATTTCGGGATCGGGCGACGTCGACGCCGACTTCTCGGGGGCGGATGCCGTCAAGCTGGCGATCCGCGGATCCGGAGACATCCACGCCACGAACATCGACGCGACCTCGCTGACGATCACGCTGGAGGGCTCCGGCGACATCACGGTCGACGGTCTAGCGGCGGATGATGTGACCGCTCATATCGAGGGTTCGGGCAACATCACCCTCTCGGGCGAGGCGACCGAGCAGTCCCTCACGATCGAGGGCGCCGGCGACTACGACGCCGAAGAACTCAAGACTGTCGACACGATCGTGCGCATCGAGGGCTCGGGTGACGTCGATGTGTTCGCGACCGGCACCCTGACCGCGAACATCGACGGCAGCGGATCCATCCGCTACTCCGGCGACCCGCGCGTCGACAAGAGCATCGATGGCGCCGGCGAGGTCGTGCCGGCGGGGTGA
- a CDS encoding Fic family protein gives MTSVDASIPPLIARLDFIPSARTIVAAEDALLAVAQADTDAEGHSAALSRFMMRTESVASSKIERITADASDYAKALVGNRSNSSATSMVAASAALHSLVTGVGDRGAFALDDLIAAHHALMKNDAHEADYAGRMRDIQNWIGGSDHSPREALHVPPAPERVTTLMEDLIDYLNRDDVPVMVQAAIGHAQFESIHPFTDGNGRIGRALVSAVLRRRGVTRNAVVPLASGLLAKREDYFAALGRYRQGHPSTLIDLFSQSARAAAVCSRSSIARIKALPEEWAAELRPRAGSSVAALIPAFYDHPVMTATEIEKHSGSSEQQAYKAVNKLAAAGFIQEVTGRKRDRVWVASELLAELDELDRRIRNAMDD, from the coding sequence ATGACCTCTGTCGACGCATCCATCCCGCCCTTGATCGCACGGCTCGACTTCATCCCATCGGCGAGGACGATCGTTGCCGCCGAGGATGCACTGCTTGCCGTCGCACAAGCCGATACAGACGCAGAAGGGCACTCGGCGGCTCTTAGTCGGTTCATGATGCGGACGGAGTCCGTGGCGTCATCGAAGATCGAGCGGATTACGGCCGACGCGTCTGACTACGCGAAGGCGCTGGTTGGCAACCGGTCGAATTCATCAGCAACGAGCATGGTCGCCGCAAGTGCAGCGCTGCATAGCCTCGTTACCGGAGTTGGTGATCGCGGCGCGTTCGCACTCGACGATCTGATCGCGGCCCACCACGCGCTGATGAAGAACGACGCGCATGAAGCTGACTACGCGGGTCGAATGCGGGACATTCAAAACTGGATAGGTGGCAGCGATCATTCCCCACGCGAAGCGCTCCACGTGCCGCCTGCACCTGAGCGAGTGACGACACTCATGGAGGACCTGATTGATTACCTCAACCGGGACGACGTCCCCGTAATGGTGCAGGCCGCGATCGGGCACGCGCAGTTCGAGTCAATCCACCCCTTCACGGATGGCAACGGCAGAATTGGACGTGCGCTTGTGTCCGCGGTGCTTCGGCGTCGCGGCGTCACACGTAATGCGGTAGTTCCTCTTGCTAGTGGTCTGCTGGCCAAGCGCGAAGACTACTTCGCAGCTCTTGGCAGGTACCGCCAGGGGCACCCATCGACACTCATTGATCTCTTCTCGCAATCAGCGCGTGCCGCTGCGGTCTGCTCGCGAAGCTCCATTGCTCGTATCAAGGCGCTGCCTGAAGAATGGGCAGCGGAGTTGCGCCCGCGAGCCGGGTCCTCCGTTGCCGCTCTGATCCCCGCTTTTTACGATCACCCCGTAATGACTGCGACCGAGATCGAAAAGCACTCGGGGTCGTCCGAGCAGCAGGCCTATAAGGCCGTCAACAAGCTTGCGGCGGCGGGCTTCATTCAGGAGGTCACAGGGCGCAAGCGCGACCGTGTGTGGGTGGCATCAGAGCTGCTGGCTGAACTCGATGAGCTCGATCGGCGCATCCGGAATGCGATGGATGACTGA
- a CDS encoding aldo/keto reductase, whose translation MTADLSLPRVVLGTMTFGDTVDDEGSAKILGAALDAGVRWIDTANSYSDGRSEEILGNLLGSRDDIVLATKVGQPQSEVGDASLLAPERMRTAVEGSLRRLGRERIDIVYLHKPDRSTPIEDTLSMAATLVDEGKVGEFGVSNFSAWQICQIQQVAAQVGLPAPRLSQQMYNLVARRLDEEYAEFATTSGLETVIYNPLAGGLLTGRYRFESDATVGRFATARGAKEYRDRYWHEDLFEAVEKLHGIADQAGLGLPELAMRWCVSRTVVDAVLLGGSSEKHLHGNLTAIEEGPLPDDILAACDEVAAELRGPMPAYNR comes from the coding sequence ATGACCGCCGATCTCTCCCTACCCCGCGTCGTCCTCGGGACGATGACCTTCGGCGACACTGTCGATGACGAGGGGTCGGCGAAGATCCTCGGCGCTGCGCTCGACGCCGGCGTGCGCTGGATCGACACCGCGAACAGCTACTCCGACGGCCGGTCGGAGGAGATCCTCGGGAACCTGCTCGGTTCTCGCGACGACATTGTTCTCGCGACAAAGGTCGGGCAGCCGCAGTCCGAGGTCGGCGACGCTTCTCTCTTGGCACCAGAGCGCATGCGCACCGCCGTCGAGGGCAGCCTGCGTCGCCTGGGTCGCGAGCGCATCGACATCGTCTACCTGCACAAGCCCGACCGCAGCACGCCGATCGAAGACACGCTCTCGATGGCGGCGACACTCGTCGACGAAGGCAAGGTCGGCGAGTTCGGGGTCTCCAACTTCTCCGCCTGGCAGATCTGCCAGATCCAGCAGGTCGCGGCGCAGGTTGGCCTCCCGGCACCGCGCCTGTCGCAGCAGATGTACAACCTGGTCGCGCGCCGCCTCGACGAGGAGTACGCCGAGTTCGCGACGACCTCCGGACTCGAAACGGTCATCTACAACCCGCTTGCGGGCGGCCTCCTCACCGGCCGATACCGATTCGAATCGGATGCCACGGTCGGTCGCTTCGCCACGGCGCGCGGCGCCAAGGAGTACCGTGACCGCTACTGGCACGAGGACCTGTTCGAAGCAGTCGAGAAGCTCCATGGCATCGCTGATCAGGCCGGTCTCGGCCTGCCGGAGCTTGCTATGCGCTGGTGCGTAAGCCGGACGGTGGTCGATGCCGTGCTGCTCGGCGGCAGCAGCGAGAAGCACCTCCACGGCAACCTCACCGCAATCGAGGAGGGGCCGCTGCCCGACGACATCCTCGCGGCGTGCGACGAGGTTGCCGCCGAGCTTCGCGGCCCGATGCCCGCGTACAATCGCTGA
- a CDS encoding DUF981 family protein yields MIAVHTEGLVIDWTQMPTYNTIMSVMAGAGLLTLVWFGRDLHRGAIEKFEPWALAFAVPGVVLTATGLHMTLTWPFAKYFPFDNIIFGETSLAFGVLLLAGAFYLWKRGRMISAEPDAADALAATARPLAFTVGGLGLCLIAITFAGITFQLFAAPPEEPISGAFSAYPWVEAIFMSGLFGLVGIGAVLFPFSLAGFSVRAKAPSILQRIVGIVWGLAGIAFLLFGALNFFTHIGLIIHTMG; encoded by the coding sequence ATGATCGCTGTGCACACCGAGGGTCTGGTGATCGACTGGACTCAGATGCCCACCTACAACACAATCATGTCGGTCATGGCCGGCGCGGGACTTCTCACCCTCGTCTGGTTCGGACGCGACCTGCATCGCGGAGCGATCGAGAAGTTCGAACCGTGGGCTCTCGCGTTCGCCGTTCCCGGCGTCGTTCTCACGGCCACGGGCCTGCACATGACCCTGACTTGGCCGTTTGCGAAATACTTCCCCTTCGACAACATCATCTTCGGCGAAACAAGCCTCGCCTTTGGAGTGCTGTTGCTCGCCGGCGCGTTCTACCTCTGGAAGCGCGGGCGCATGATCTCGGCGGAACCGGATGCCGCCGACGCTCTCGCTGCGACAGCTCGCCCCCTTGCCTTCACCGTCGGGGGTCTCGGCTTGTGCCTGATCGCGATCACGTTCGCCGGGATCACCTTTCAGTTATTTGCCGCCCCGCCGGAAGAGCCGATCTCCGGTGCCTTCTCCGCCTACCCGTGGGTCGAGGCGATCTTCATGTCGGGGCTCTTCGGCCTCGTCGGAATCGGCGCCGTTCTCTTCCCATTCTCGCTCGCGGGATTCAGCGTCCGCGCGAAGGCGCCCTCGATCCTGCAGCGCATCGTCGGGATCGTGTGGGGGCTTGCGGGAATCGCGTTCCTTCTTTTTGGCGCGCTCAATTTCTTCACCCACATCGGGCTGATCATCCACACGATGGGTTGA
- a CDS encoding APC family permease, producing MSKRADISLTGSVSLGTGVMIGAGIFALVGQVAEFAGNWFPLAFLLGAVIAAISSYSYIRYSSVNPSSGGIAMLLKDAYGPGVIAGSFSLFMYVSMVVAESLLARTFGTYLLRPFDLQDSAVLVPLLGVVAIVIAATVNLVGNTLVERSATATAVLKIIGIAALAIGGLIGAAVSGDGFFAKSSGESAGITGLLAGATLSVLAYKGFTTVTNQGDDLRDPKKNIARSIVISLLICTVLYLLITVAVESSIGAEGAVKARDYALAQAAEPLFGSTGVGITVAVAVVATVSGLLASLYSVSRLYAMLQGMRQAPSLPQKVSHQPMIITAGLAILATVFLDLSQIASMGAFLYLTMDIAVQWGIIRHLRSKIGGGRGSPCSRSCST from the coding sequence ATGTCAAAGCGCGCAGACATCTCGCTGACGGGATCGGTCTCTCTCGGTACCGGTGTGATGATCGGCGCGGGAATCTTCGCGCTCGTGGGCCAAGTCGCCGAGTTCGCGGGGAACTGGTTTCCGCTCGCCTTTCTCCTCGGCGCGGTCATCGCCGCGATCAGCTCGTATTCCTATATCCGCTATTCCAGCGTCAACCCGTCCTCGGGCGGCATTGCGATGCTGCTGAAGGACGCGTACGGGCCAGGAGTGATCGCCGGGTCGTTCTCGTTGTTCATGTACGTGTCGATGGTAGTCGCCGAGAGCCTTCTGGCGCGCACGTTCGGCACCTACCTGCTGCGCCCCTTCGATCTGCAGGACTCCGCCGTGCTCGTGCCGCTGCTTGGCGTTGTCGCGATCGTCATCGCTGCAACAGTGAACCTGGTCGGGAACACGCTCGTGGAACGCTCAGCGACCGCGACAGCCGTGCTCAAGATCATTGGCATCGCGGCTCTCGCGATCGGCGGCCTCATCGGTGCAGCCGTATCGGGCGACGGATTCTTCGCGAAGTCGTCCGGAGAATCGGCCGGTATCACGGGGCTGCTCGCCGGTGCGACCCTCAGCGTCTTGGCGTACAAGGGCTTCACGACGGTCACGAACCAAGGTGACGACCTGCGCGACCCGAAGAAGAACATCGCACGCTCGATCGTGATCTCGCTGCTAATTTGCACCGTGCTGTACCTGCTCATCACCGTTGCTGTGGAATCCAGCATCGGAGCAGAGGGCGCGGTCAAAGCGCGCGATTACGCACTCGCTCAGGCCGCTGAACCTCTCTTCGGCTCGACGGGAGTCGGAATCACGGTCGCCGTCGCCGTTGTTGCGACGGTGTCGGGGCTCCTCGCGAGCCTCTATTCGGTGTCACGCCTCTACGCGATGCTGCAAGGCATGCGACAGGCGCCTTCGCTGCCTCAGAAGGTGAGCCATCAGCCGATGATCATCACGGCGGGGCTCGCGATCCTGGCCACGGTGTTCCTCGATCTCAGCCAGATCGCATCGATGGGTGCATTCCTCTACCTGACGATGGACATCGCCGTGCAATGGGGCATCATCCGACACCTCCGCTCGAAGATCGGGGGCGGACGTGGCTCCCCCTGTTCACGATCCTGCTCGACATAG
- a CDS encoding aldo/keto reductase, whose product MRTAIEGRRLASDASASTSSTCSSAGRGVRGIRGNLRTRNRHLQPARRGLLTGRYRFESDATPGRIAAARGAKEYRDRYWHEDLFEAVEKLHGIADAAGLGLPELALRWCVSRPVVDAVLLGGSSEKHLRSNLAAIQAGPLPEDVLAACDEVGADLRGPMPAYNR is encoded by the coding sequence ATGCGCACTGCCATCGAGGGCCGCCGCCTCGCCTCGGATGCGAGCGCGTCGACATCGTCTACCTGCTCGTCGGCTGGACGAGGAGTACGCGGAATTCGCGGCAACCTCCGGACTCGCAACCGTCATCTACAACCCGCTCGCCGCGGCCTCCTGACCGGCCGATACCGGTTCGAATCGGACGCCACGCCCGGGCGTATCGCCGCGGCGCGCGGTGCCAAGGAGTACCGTGACCGCTACTGGCACGAGGACCTGTTCGAAGCGGTCGAGAAGCTTCATGGCATAGCGGATGCCGCCGGGCTGGGCCTGCCGGAGCTTGCGTTGCGCTGGTGCGTGAGCCGCCCGGTCGTCGATGCCGTGCTGCTGGGCGGAAGCAGCGAGAAGCACCTCCGCAGCAACCTCGCCGCGATCCAGGCAGGACCGCTTCCCGAGGATGTCCTCGCCGCATGCGACGAGGTGGGGGCTGATCTCCGCGGGCCGATGCCCGCTTACAACCGGTAG
- a CDS encoding NAD(P)H-dependent oxidoreductase, whose protein sequence is MEGPIRVGVIGAGKFSSMFLTQAVHSDGFHVVAVADINVPKAKAALDRTGWPTERFAASSFDEALRTGGTYVLESADELIERPEIEVVLEITGNPIFGTYHAIKAIDSGKHVIMVNVEADCMVGPILQRRAQQAGVVYSMAYGDQPALICELVDWCRTVGFDVVAAGKGTKYLPEYNYSTPDTVWNYYGFTDEQLASGDYNPKMFNSFLDGTKSAIEMAAVANGTGLLPQDEGLLFPAASKDDLPTVFRESSLSGGSLTRRGTVEIASSMYRDGTEVPDNLRWGVYVTFEAKTDYAVQCFAEYGVHTDATGRYGSLYRPYHMIGLELGVSIANAVLRGEATGSPTGFRGDVTTTAKKDLRAGEVLDGEGGYTVFGKLAPAHISLEHNALPLGLAHGMKLKRDVPKDRMVSWDDVEPDESLLAVRVRRELENEFRSESLAAV, encoded by the coding sequence ATGGAAGGACCGATCCGCGTCGGTGTCATCGGCGCCGGCAAGTTCTCGTCCATGTTCCTCACGCAAGCCGTGCACAGCGACGGATTCCACGTCGTCGCCGTAGCCGACATCAACGTGCCGAAGGCTAAGGCGGCGCTCGACCGCACGGGCTGGCCCACAGAGAGATTTGCGGCCTCCAGCTTCGATGAGGCGCTTCGCACGGGCGGCACCTATGTCCTGGAGAGCGCGGACGAGCTCATCGAACGGCCCGAGATTGAAGTCGTGCTTGAAATCACCGGCAACCCGATCTTCGGCACCTATCACGCGATCAAGGCGATCGACAGCGGCAAGCACGTGATCATGGTCAACGTCGAAGCCGACTGCATGGTCGGGCCTATTCTCCAGCGTCGCGCACAGCAGGCCGGCGTCGTGTATTCGATGGCCTACGGCGACCAGCCGGCGCTCATTTGCGAACTCGTCGATTGGTGCCGCACGGTCGGATTCGACGTCGTTGCCGCGGGCAAGGGCACGAAGTACTTGCCGGAGTACAACTACTCGACCCCCGACACCGTGTGGAACTACTACGGGTTCACCGACGAACAACTCGCTTCGGGAGACTACAACCCGAAGATGTTCAACTCCTTCCTTGACGGGACTAAGTCAGCCATCGAGATGGCTGCCGTCGCGAACGGCACAGGGCTCCTGCCGCAGGATGAGGGGCTGCTCTTCCCTGCCGCAAGCAAGGACGACCTCCCGACCGTGTTCCGCGAGAGCAGCCTGAGCGGTGGCAGTCTCACACGCCGCGGCACGGTGGAGATTGCTTCGAGCATGTACCGGGACGGCACGGAGGTGCCGGACAACCTGCGGTGGGGCGTCTACGTCACCTTCGAGGCGAAGACCGACTACGCAGTGCAGTGCTTTGCCGAGTACGGCGTGCACACGGACGCGACGGGTCGCTATGGCTCTCTCTATCGGCCGTACCACATGATCGGACTCGAGCTCGGGGTCAGTATCGCGAACGCCGTCCTCCGCGGTGAGGCGACGGGATCGCCGACCGGCTTCCGCGGAGATGTGACGACGACGGCGAAGAAGGACCTCCGTGCGGGGGAGGTGCTTGACGGAGAGGGCGGATACACCGTCTTCGGCAAACTCGCCCCGGCGCACATCTCTCTCGAGCACAACGCGCTTCCGCTGGGGCTCGCCCACGGCATGAAGCTCAAGCGAGATGTCCCGAAGGACCGGATGGTCTCTTGGGACGACGTTGAGCCCGACGAGTCGCTCCTCGCCGTCCGGGTCCGGCGCGAGCTCGAGAACGAGTTCCGCAGCGAGTCACTCGCGGCGGTTTGA
- a CDS encoding FadR/GntR family transcriptional regulator — protein MSEAYSWEPVQRVRTYEQVMAQIEERILDGRLKAGDHLPSERELAASLGVSRPSLRESLRVLEALGIVDIRRGGEGGAVLVGTPGPGFVNLLKLQIALGHFSQTDVLQTRVAMEQWSCAEAAQQSTGEDHAVLAGILEEMDTPGIDVRDFNRLDTAFHVAIAESTGNALTAHFMGSLRTAINRQMIDAYERLEDWRETAKTVMAEHREILGAIEKHQIDDAVRLVRHHITSFYQLGAANESVQRAGSMPSS, from the coding sequence ATGTCGGAAGCGTACTCGTGGGAGCCCGTGCAACGGGTCCGCACCTACGAGCAAGTGATGGCTCAGATCGAGGAGCGCATCCTCGACGGGCGACTGAAGGCCGGGGACCATCTTCCGAGCGAACGGGAACTCGCCGCATCGCTCGGTGTGAGCAGGCCTTCGCTGCGCGAGAGCCTTCGAGTGCTCGAAGCCCTGGGCATCGTCGACATTCGTCGCGGCGGCGAGGGCGGGGCGGTGCTCGTCGGCACCCCGGGCCCGGGGTTCGTCAATCTCCTCAAGCTTCAGATTGCGCTCGGTCACTTCAGCCAAACGGACGTCTTGCAGACGCGTGTCGCGATGGAGCAGTGGTCATGTGCTGAGGCCGCGCAGCAGTCGACGGGGGAGGACCACGCCGTACTCGCCGGCATCCTCGAGGAAATGGACACCCCTGGCATCGACGTGCGGGACTTCAACCGCCTGGACACGGCATTTCACGTGGCGATCGCCGAGTCCACAGGCAACGCGCTCACGGCGCACTTCATGGGGTCGTTGCGAACCGCGATCAATCGCCAGATGATCGACGCGTACGAGCGCCTCGAAGACTGGCGCGAGACCGCGAAGACCGTCATGGCCGAGCATCGCGAGATCCTCGGCGCAATTGAAAAACACCAAATAGACGATGCGGTCCGACTTGTACGGCACCACATCACAAGCTTCTATCAGCTCGGCGCTGCCAACGAGTCGGTTCAGCGCGCCGGCTCAATGCCATCGAGCTGA
- a CDS encoding TRAP transporter small permease, giving the protein MPRPIERILSALDTIVQWLCVLALAAVTFAVSWQVITRYVTRDSASWTLEVAALAFVWLSMMAIALGVRQGRHMVLDIWEYVPERRWLRITITTVSSALVLATLVALTWFGVEALPSAMRRNMPGIDLPFGLVSLAVPVGSAIAAIFTIEAWWRLVRNPDPDADPLPSAVLFQSGEDTMVKGEI; this is encoded by the coding sequence ATGCCAAGACCGATCGAAAGGATCCTCTCGGCGCTCGACACGATCGTCCAATGGCTGTGCGTCCTGGCGCTCGCCGCCGTGACGTTCGCGGTGAGCTGGCAAGTGATCACGCGCTACGTCACGCGCGATTCCGCCTCATGGACACTCGAGGTCGCGGCCCTCGCCTTTGTCTGGCTGTCGATGATGGCGATCGCCCTTGGTGTCCGCCAGGGCCGGCACATGGTTCTCGACATCTGGGAGTACGTGCCCGAGCGGCGCTGGCTGCGCATCACGATCACGACCGTTTCAAGCGCGTTGGTTCTGGCAACGCTTGTCGCTCTCACGTGGTTCGGTGTCGAAGCATTGCCGAGCGCGATGCGCCGCAACATGCCGGGCATCGATCTTCCGTTCGGGCTCGTGTCTCTCGCGGTGCCGGTCGGAAGCGCGATCGCCGCAATCTTCACGATCGAGGCGTGGTGGAGGCTTGTTCGAAATCCCGATCCAGATGCCGACCCGCTGCCATCTGCAGTGCTGTTCCAGTCCGGTGAAGACACGATGGTGAAGGGCGAAATCTGA